In Hydrogenophaga sp. PBL-H3, the genomic window GAAGCCATAGTTCGCGTGCGTGGTGAAGTCGATGAGGTCGGTCGCGTTGTCCAGCACCCACCAGAACGGGCCACGCTTGCCGTGGCCGTCATCGACGCACCACCGCGCGAGGCGCTTCGCCACGCTGTTTTCGCGGTCTTCCTTGTCGGTGCCCTCGGTGATGTTCTGCAACACCACCGACAGCCGGCGAATCTCCTTCGGCATCTTCATGACGGTTCGCACCGCATGACTGATGCGCGCATCGTCCGCCGTGGTGACGCGCTCGCCACCGGCCGACACCAGGACGCGAATCAGCTTCTCCAGGAACAGGATGTTCGTCTCGTTGGCTTCCATCTGGAACGGATTGAAGCCGGTCGGCTGGCCGTTCCTGACGGCCAGATACTTGCCGCCGATGGCGCGAATCAGCAGCTCCGCGCCGCGATCCTTGTCGAAGAACACCGTCGTGAAGCCGACAGGCGAGCGCGGCTTGTATTTCTGCGACTGGCACAGAAGCATGTTCAGCAGCACCGTCTTACCCGCACCGGACTGGCCGATGACGCGGGTATTGCCGAGCACCTTCTTGTCGAAGGCGTCTTCGTCGCCCTTCGAGTAGTGGAAGTTGAAATACAGCGGCTGGCCCGAAGGCGTCTTGAACAGCGTCACGGCCTGCCCCCACGGGTTGCCGTCGCGCTTGCCCGCGCGGAAGTTGTGGAAGCTGCACAGGCCCGCAAAGTTCTTGCTGGTCAGGCCGGCCACGCGCGGCCGGTACGACCAATTGCAAGGCAATTGCGCGTAGAAAGCCGAGTCGGTCGCCGTGGCGATCAAGGCGGACAGAAAACCCCTGTCCTGAATGATCGTCATGGCCGACGTGGTGTTGCGGCGCACCTTCTCGACCGTCTCGCCGAAGACCAGCAGCGAGTAGTGGTACTCGCCCATGACGAACTGACCTTGAATCAGCTCGTCAATGGCCTGCGTCATTTCCGCGATTTGCGTCGCGCTGCCGTCCTCGGCGTTCATCAACTGGCGTTGCTGCCGCTCCAGAAAGTCCTTGCCGTCGCGCTTGCTCATGAAGCTGAACGACTGCGTGATGACGTACTCGTAATCCTCGTACAGCAGACCGTTCAAGATGCCCGGCTCGGTGTGCGCCGAGTAGTCCTTGAAGTCGATGCCCATCGCGTAGCGCGTCTTCGTCGGCGAGCGGATTTCGATAGTCTCCGCGCCCACGAACACCCAGGCCGTGCCCAGGTAAGCGTTCAGCGGCCCGGCCGGCACGCGCACCTTCTGCCACTCGCCGGACACCAGGAAGTTCAAGAACTCCAGCGCCTGCGAGCACACGATGCCGTTCTCGTCCTCATAGGTGCGCAGTTCCTCGATGCCGGTTTTCTCGTCGGTGCCGTAGCGGCGCATGCTGGCCTCGACCTGATAGGCGATGTCGTCCAGCTTGCGGATGGCCGCCTTCTGATCCTTGAGGATTTCATCGACGGTGCGCCGCGCCGACTTCGCCATCGCCTTGCCGATCCGCGAGGGATTCGGCCGGTAGATGACCGTCAGATACAGCTCGTTCGCCATCATGCGATAGCCCACGAAGCTGTCGTAATACTTGCGATCCAGCTCGCGGCAAAAGTCGTTGTCGTACACGCCCTTGAGCCTGTCCG contains:
- a CDS encoding VirB4 family type IV secretion/conjugal transfer ATPase, producing the protein MSALPKPKYFDQVNNERAVAPFIPYSSHVSPNTIVTTQGDFLRVWRVAGISFETAEPDEILRRKEQLNTLLRSIATSNVALWTHNVRRRTSDRLKGVYDNDFCRELDRKYYDSFVGYRMMANELYLTVIYRPNPSRIGKAMAKSARRTVDEILKDQKAAIRKLDDIAYQVEASMRRYGTDEKTGIEELRTYEDENGIVCSQALEFLNFLVSGEWQKVRVPAGPLNAYLGTAWVFVGAETIEIRSPTKTRYAMGIDFKDYSAHTEPGILNGLLYEDYEYVITQSFSFMSKRDGKDFLERQQRQLMNAEDGSATQIAEMTQAIDELIQGQFVMGEYHYSLLVFGETVEKVRRNTTSAMTIIQDRGFLSALIATATDSAFYAQLPCNWSYRPRVAGLTSKNFAGLCSFHNFRAGKRDGNPWGQAVTLFKTPSGQPLYFNFHYSKGDEDAFDKKVLGNTRVIGQSGAGKTVLLNMLLCQSQKYKPRSPVGFTTVFFDKDRGAELLIRAIGGKYLAVRNGQPTGFNPFQMEANETNILFLEKLIRVLVSAGGERVTTADDARISHAVRTVMKMPKEIRRLSVVLQNITEGTDKEDRENSVAKRLARWCVDDGHGKRGPFWWVLDNATDLIDFTTHANYGFDGTHFLDNNDVRTPISMYLLHRMDSVIDGRRFVYFMDEAWKWVDAEAFADFAGDKQLTIRKQNGLGVFATQMPSSMLKSKIAASLVQQVATEIYLPNPKADFTEYTEGFKCTPSEFEIIKTMGEESRMFLVKQGHQSMIGRFDLSDVKDADGNTVISFGDELAILSGSSDNVELLDEILAEVGDDPEVWVPVFHQRRKARVASSKQQER